Proteins from a single region of Chryseobacterium sp. W4I1:
- a CDS encoding HAMP domain-containing sensor histidine kinase, with the protein MKPLLSKTTKPFIIYVLIILVISIPVYYFVVDTIWKGELDEHNVTIAEKTAYEFNNLKLSDQELEKSIILWNQIQPGTDIERLPLNNLKKDSFFTVEKQKTFASKPEIERYRCLKKVVYINHQPFLFTIETNIEESQETVAAIALITVFFFILIVVGLLVLNKKLSNSIWEPFRNTLDKLKTFNLNSQTKIEFDETDTAEFEELNHSLSKLIEHNVSAFKTQKEFTENASHELQTPLAILKNKLDILLQSEGLTEKQYLIAEEMNRALNRSSRINKNLLLLAKIDNHQFDNSETIQFDGLLHQSMEMLDEHFVQKNISVTENISPDVKVKGNSSLAEILINNLILNAIRHTSSDGTISVKLTDSFFEVSNSGTEKLNTDLLFKRFSKLSADNSGSGLGLAIINEICKFQKWTITYRFENGHHVFSIGL; encoded by the coding sequence TTGAAACCATTATTAAGCAAGACTACAAAGCCATTTATCATTTATGTCCTAATTATATTGGTCATCAGTATTCCCGTGTACTATTTTGTTGTGGATACCATTTGGAAAGGGGAGCTGGATGAGCATAATGTGACTATAGCGGAAAAAACGGCTTATGAATTCAATAATTTAAAGCTTTCAGACCAGGAATTGGAAAAGAGTATTATACTTTGGAACCAAATTCAGCCGGGAACAGATATTGAAAGATTACCACTAAATAATTTAAAAAAAGATAGCTTTTTCACGGTTGAAAAGCAGAAAACTTTTGCTTCAAAACCGGAAATAGAAAGATACCGATGTTTGAAAAAAGTGGTTTATATCAACCATCAACCCTTTCTCTTTACCATAGAAACCAATATTGAAGAATCTCAGGAAACCGTTGCAGCTATTGCTTTAATCACTGTTTTTTTCTTCATTCTTATTGTTGTTGGTTTATTGGTTTTAAATAAAAAACTTTCGAATTCCATATGGGAGCCATTCCGGAATACGCTTGATAAGCTGAAGACATTCAATCTCAACAGCCAGACGAAAATTGAATTTGATGAAACAGATACGGCGGAATTTGAAGAACTCAACCATTCTTTAAGCAAATTGATAGAGCATAATGTCTCAGCTTTTAAAACACAAAAAGAATTTACTGAAAATGCTTCCCATGAACTGCAGACTCCTCTGGCGATCCTAAAAAATAAACTGGATATTTTACTGCAAAGTGAAGGTCTCACTGAAAAACAATACCTTATTGCTGAGGAAATGAACAGGGCTTTAAACAGAAGTTCAAGGATTAATAAAAACCTTTTACTGCTGGCTAAAATTGATAATCATCAGTTTGACAATTCAGAAACCATTCAGTTTGACGGATTGCTGCATCAGAGTATGGAAATGCTTGACGAACATTTTGTACAAAAAAATATTTCGGTGACTGAAAATATATCTCCTGATGTTAAGGTGAAAGGCAATAGCAGTTTGGCGGAAATTCTCATTAATAATCTCATTTTAAATGCCATTCGCCATACTTCATCTGATGGAACGATATCAGTAAAATTGACAGATTCTTTTTTTGAAGTTTCCAATTCCGGAACAGAAAAACTGAATACGGATCTGCTGTTCAAAAGATTTTCAAAACTATCAGCTGATAACAGTGGAA